GGCCGCAATTCTACGAGAATTAAACCAAAGTGCATATAAGAATAATAGTAATCGTACAAATTCCAGATTATATGTCATTTTTAACATGCTTTTGTGCCTTTGTGAAATCGGCATCTTTAGTGCTCGGTTATGAATTGACTGAAGATTTCAGCGAAACGACAAACTGTGATTGAGCATGACAGACACCTAAATGAAATACATTTTCCATTGAACTTGGTCATTACGGTTGAATCAAACCAAGCCCTGAAGATAGACTGAACACTGTATCAAGGGTTTGATAGCATTTCAACAAGCACGAAAGGACAACTTTAGTTCATTTgatttaaagagaaaaaaaagaagtaaagtTTCATTTCTGTTTTTAATTGCCTCTCATTTGCCGAGAGGAATGGACAGGCTTTCTCCATTATATTGCAATATTGCATGCCCTACCAAGATCTAGATCAGTGAATTTGATTCAGCATTGGATGGAAGAAGAGGACTAAAGCTGAATCATTTAGTAGATATTCCGTAGTTGGTCAACCCAATTACAATGGCACAAACCAACCAACTATTTTTAGCCATCCAGTCAGCCATTAACTAACATCATAAGAGACAAATCTTATCAGCTCGTCTTCAGTATCTACTAGGGGAGTATTGACCATCATCATCAGCAGACTTTGTTAAGATAATCTACTGCTTGCTTTGGAACTGTCTCAGAAAGAAATAATGATGCTTTCCCAAGGTGACAGCTTAACGCTTGAACTTCACCACCAAGGGAGAACAACAGCAAACTTGTTTACTTGTTTACTCATCTATATCCATATTTCTACTCCAAGCAAAGATGAGCCCCCAGATTACCTTAGGCATAAGCTAATTGGTGGATTTAGCCTAAATTACAGAGGAAATTACTTGTGTTACTTCTTTTCCTTGTCAAACCAAGGCAGCTCTTTCAGACAACGAATAACCCATCAATAATTGGACATCTTGTATCTAGCTCACAAACTAGCCCTTTTTTCTTCACCTTTTGCTAAAGCGTTCATGGGGCTCCAACTGAACTTCGATATGCATTCTTGACCAAAGTTCTCCAAATTTACTGTAATAAGTCTTCTTAAACCAGTGTAGAATCTCAGAATGCAGTTCATCAGGATTCTGTTTCCACAGCTCTCTTAACATCGCACAGCTATCAACGAACTTTGTATTTAACTTGTATAAAAGGTTTCCAACCCGACTTTCACCTGCGGCTTCTTGGTTCAAAATGATACTAGGACGGGCTGCCATATGTTCCCTGCAGGGTCTTAAGCATGGCAAAACCTGGCCTTCAAGCAAGGCACAAGCAAAGACCTTCACACGATCTATGTCATTGCTAATTGGCAGACTGCACAGTGGAAGCTGCCACAGATGAGGCTTAAAAGTTGGCCTGAGCCAACAATATACTTGATCAGTTTCAGGCTCATAATATGGTTTGGGATCCTCAACAGTAGAAAGTCTGCATAAAGACCCAGCATATTTGACAATCCACTCTGGTTTAACACTTGTTGCTCCATGAATGTATGGCCGCTTTGTATGCAGCAATTCACTGTATACCAGAAACTCAGGAGGTGAACTCGAAAGATATGACCAACGATGGAGGAATACATCTTCTTTAACCTTGCAGGCTTGATACCGTACAGAATTTACTCTTCTGTCCCCTTCAGATGACTTTGAATCTCCTCTGATTCGTTTTGCAATTCTATCTGCCCAGCCAGCACAGATAGCTTGGCATAAGAGCTCTTCCTCATCCAATTTAAGTTTTCTGGATAAGACCCTCCAAGCTTGTTCTACATCCCCCATGTTTCCATGACTCCAAGAGAAATCCTGCTCAAACCCATgattaacatttttattaaagactAGTTGGAGAATCTGCTTTCTTAGCTTGGACATTTCTTCCATGGTTTTAAGGTGTAGTGCATTTTCAGAGCAGAACTCAACTGGGCTATTAGAAAGTTCAAAACACTGTAATGCATAGGCTATAGTCAGAGCATCACTGGTCAGATTGGAAAACTTTTCTCGAGAGACTTTGAGTGTCTCtttcagtttcttttttctcaatttttccTGCTTGTCCAAGTTTTTCTTATTGTCTAAGGTGCCAGATCCCCCATCCTGATCTAAGACATTGTTATCATCCTGACTTCCTTCAAACTGTATCAGAAAAGGATTAGACAAGCTCAATGCTGCAGCTGCTGCAGCTGCATAACCTAGAATCAGATGCGGCCTGGCAAAATTTCTAAACTTCAAAATTTGGATAACAGTAAGAAGCATTCGAGAGTGGCGAGGACCCATGGGAAAATAAGACATGGCCTTCCCGAGGGCTGTCAATCTCCCATTTTCATCAAGTGCTTCAAGAATCTTTAAGCAATCTTCTGCTTCTTTCAATGCATTGGCCTCTGGAGGAGTTGGAAAAGGGAAATTTTCTACCTGGattagataaaaagaaaaaatagaaaaaacaataattagTAGAAGGATTAGATAGTTATGATGTACCTATAGCTTCTATGAACTGCGCATAATCACAAATTTAAGGAAACTTGTAAATGGCCATGAATGATAGATCCAAAACATCAAGCCAACAATGTACAAAATATTCATAGGACACAAAACAGATCAACAGGCTTCAGGCCTTTGCACTCCAAAGCCACTAATTTAGTTGTGCTGAGACTGAATACTTGGGAATAGCACGTGAACCAgagatttgaaaaaaaaagccCTGAAACACACTATTGGAAAATTAATTGGTCATAAAACCAATATGCACAGGATTACCATCAAGCAATCATCCATCATATTCAACAATTggttcaaaaaaaaaaattcaacaatAAAATAGTCAACCACCAAAACATGCAATGAAGCACACCTTAACGCTCATGGATTTCAGGATAAGAACAATGTTCTCAAGAGGCACTTTAGAGATTTCAGCACAAGAGAAGTCAGGGAGTATGTTATTAAAGACTGCAGATGAATAGAGGCGGTAACAGTGGCCAGGCCCAGTTCTACCAGCTCGTCCAGCCCGTTGAGCAGCTGATGCCTTACTGATCCATTGTATTTCATATGTTTCCATGCCATTAGAGGGGTTATAGTTCTTCACTTTTTCCCTTCCAGTATCAACAACATACTTTATGGCTGGGATGGTTAAAGAGGTTTCAGCAACATTAGTGGCAACCACAACAAGCCGCTCCCCTTCCTTGACCTCATCAAATATACGCAACTGTGCTGCTGCAGGAAGCATGGCATAAAGAGGCAAAACACGCAATGCACCAATAGAGATGCCCTTACCTCCTCTACTATTCTTCCCTACACTGTGGTTAGACTGCTCTACCCATTCTTCTGGCACAAAAGGAGTCTGTTTACCCTCAGAATTAGTTTCAGATTCAGGCTTTCCAGCCAATGCTTCAAAAGCAGCCCTTAGAGAGGAAAGACTCCCTTCCTCTCCTAAAACATCTAAGACATTACTGCCATTTTTGTGAATGCTCTGGTCAGCGGAATCTACATCATCACTGACAAATTCCAATTCGCTCTCTGTTTCTGAATCATGAGAGATATCTGAGTCATCCTCATTAAAAAATGGCACATCTTCATCGAGGGAGCTAAATCTGTCAGTTTGATGTTCATCTGAGTTCCCCCGATTCTCAAATGCCTCATTGATGTCCTTCATGTTAATTCCCTCGATCGAATTTATTTCAGATGCAGTGGAGAATTCGTTCCCCTCAACAGCTCTAGTAGTCAGTTGTTTTGATGCTTTGTGTAACTTCTGGCACAAGTACTCTACCTCTCTCTGCCCCGTGACAAACACTAGTATGCCTCCTTGTGGCAGCCTCTTGTGGATTGACATGACCTTCTTATAGGCTTGGCCAATGTAGTCCACAATATCTGTTCTCTTCGAAAAATGCACAGTTACTGGAAACTGTCTGGTGGGAACTTCAATGACAGGAGAAGAGTAACGCAATAACTTGGTTCCAGAAACAAAATCTTCCACTCGCAAAGTGGCACTCATCAGGACTAGTTTGAGGggaaaaatcatattttcagGGGTTATGCTTTGTCCTGAAAGCACCAACTTTTGTTGGTGCTCATATGTCTTCTGCAATTGAGAACAAGATtgtatatagtatatatagaGGAGGCAGAAGAGCCataacctttttctttactgCTTAAAGTTTGTTTCAAATTTTACCTGGCGGAGTCGAACGACATGAGAGAGCATTCCTATGAGTATGTCTGTGTTCACACTTCTCTCGTGAGCTTCATCCAGTATTATGACAGAGTAAcgctttaataaaaaatcactCTGCAAGGCAAAATAATCCTATAGTGaaacaatagaaaaaaaaaaataatagcataaGGAAGTCCAGTTTTACTAAACAATTGTCATTATTCGTGCTCTTGACAGGTAATGCTAGCTCATAAACAGATGACTTTGCAAGCAATGCCAAAAAAGGCTTTAGCAGACCATATAGTCCATCAATATGCCACACATCCATTCAAAAAAGAATATGCTACAGATATTACAACAATATCAGAATTTTACAACCTCAAATCCAATTGATACAGCTACATATCCAAGAAACTTAAAATTTCCAGGAGAAATTTCCACTGGGGTTGGAAATGGATAGATATGTGGAGCAACATTATACTTTtcagttacttctttgttttttctcatattgcaGCGCTATCTAACAACGTAAGGCAAAACCTAAGACTATTATCACATGTATTGTTGGCACATCATCTTTTAGAACACCAAAATGCAGTTGAAGTAAACCTGAAGTTCTCGTAATAAAATTCCATCAGTCATAAATTTGATTGCAGAACTGTCTCCAATCCTCCTGTCATGTCTCACTTGAAAGCCAACCTCCTTACCAAGATGAAGGCCAAGCTCATATGCCACACGTCTAGCGGTTGCAAGAACAGCAACACGACGTGGTTGAGTAACTCCAATAACCCCACCTCGAGCAAGAGACTGATTAGAACCAAAGCCTGCTTCATAGAGGAACTGAAACGATGAAGCTGAAATTAGGATGCTCCTAAACATATAAGCagtttaaaaattgaaaaataaacagTAAGAAGCGTCAAATAAACCAACCTGAGGAACTTGTGTAGTTTTGCCACACCCAGTTTCTCCACAGATAATAACAGTGGAATGATAATTTATAGCTTCCATTATCTCCTGCTCCATCATAACTATTGGAAGATCCTTCCTCTTCTCTTCCACCTCATTTGGCCTTACCACATGCACCACTGTTGGGGTTTCTATATGTCTTTGCAAAGAACAATCTGGTAAATTGCTAGGCTTTGCCGAATCTACGATTACTTTCTCATCTGATTTACCCTATTCCATGTAATAAACCAAGTCAGTAATCAGACAGCACCAAacaaagatacaattaaaaatatctcaGTACTTGCAGACTTAAAGGTGTGACTTATTATATCAAATAAGTTTGCTGAATCTGTGATGCCAAAGTTACACAAATAACTTACCATTGACTGTGAGGTTTCTAATGAAGAATGCTTAGAGTCTTCTTGAATAGGTTTACAGGTATTGAGACTACAAACTTCTTCAGCTGAGAAGACAGAAGCAGATGCACCATCCAGGCCAGGTGTATTGCCACTACCTAGCTTTTGGCAACTAGCCATTGGATTAGAAGCATCAATTACGATTTCAGTTTCTGTCACCAAAGGCTGAAGCCAAAGGTCATTCTCATCCATAGCTTGCTGTGAGTGCGTTTTTTCTGATTCAGCTTCTGTCTCACGGGAAGTACCATCACCATGTGAAACTCCTAGACCTGCCTTGGAAAATTGTACAGCCATAATGCGTTTTTCTTTCACAGTTTCAACCTGAATGAAGATAAACTTAATAAGGAACCTAACACGCTcctaattatgaaaattaaacaatgataCAGACCCgacttatattttttgatgatCGGAGAAGAGAAAAGGCATCCTCAGGTATCTTGTATTtcctgaaaataaatttacatcGGCTAATGTCAAAGCTTCTTGGGGAGATAACAAACAAGAATGAGGCACTAAAAGGCGGTGACATACTCCAAGGTCTCAATGCTTTTTGCTAGCAAAAATTCTTTCTCCTTCTCCTCCTGCATAAGAACAAAAGCTTCCTCAAAACTTCAATTTAAAGGAAGATGAAATAAAGCAAGCTGGAAGCAATTAACAATCACACACCTCCAGCTTCTTCAATTTCCTTTGCTGGTATTTGCTCAGCTTTGgttgtttattttgttggaatctttcaTCTTTCTGTACAACAATAGAGTTAAGCCAAGCAATTAAACATTAACATAAACCAATATCCGCCGCACATACCCGATTCAttcctttccttttatttgatttcttcGCAGGCAAGATTAATGCATTGCTATCACCTTCCAAACTACCAAATTGCAAGCAACGTTGTTAGTAGCTTTGTTTCCCATAGTTTTCTCAACAAAAAAACAGAGTAAAGCCGAAGGAACAAAGGGTAAGGgaacattaaaaagaaaaagaaaattttcagATTACCATGAATTTTCTATAGACAGTTCCATGTCGACTCTGTAAAGCTAAAACTAGATGTGGCCGCTGAAGAATTACCCAGAAatacagaaagaaagaaatttcacGTTCAAATTTAACAACGGAGATAAGTCTCGAACTAATGctttcttatatataaatatgaagagATTGTGAAGAGAAAAAACGGCAAAAGTCGTTCACTACACTGCGATATGAGACGCCGGGTATGTGTctgaaagagaagagaaaa
The Ricinus communis isolate WT05 ecotype wild-type chromosome 1, ASM1957865v1, whole genome shotgun sequence DNA segment above includes these coding regions:
- the LOC8259916 gene encoding ATP-dependent RNA helicase DEAH13, with the translated sequence MELSIENSCLEGDSNALILPAKKSNKRKGMNRKDERFQQNKQPKLSKYQQRKLKKLEEEKEKEFLLAKSIETLEKYKIPEDAFSLLRSSKNISRVETVKEKRIMAVQFSKAGLGVSHGDGTSRETEAESEKTHSQQAMDENDLWLQPLVTETEIVIDASNPMASCQKLGSGNTPGLDGASASVFSAEEVCSLNTCKPIQEDSKHSSLETSQSMGKSDEKVIVDSAKPSNLPDCSLQRHIETPTVVHVVRPNEVEEKRKDLPIVMMEQEIMEAINYHSTVIICGETGCGKTTQVPQFLYEAGFGSNQSLARGGVIGVTQPRRVAVLATARRVAYELGLHLGKEVGFQVRHDRRIGDSSAIKFMTDGILLRELQSDFLLKRYSVIILDEAHERSVNTDILIGMLSHVVRLRQKTYEHQQKLVLSGQSITPENMIFPLKLVLMSATLRVEDFVSGTKLLRYSSPVIEVPTRQFPVTVHFSKRTDIVDYIGQAYKKVMSIHKRLPQGGILVFVTGQREVEYLCQKLHKASKQLTTRAVEGNEFSTASEINSIEGINMKDINEAFENRGNSDEHQTDRFSSLDEDVPFFNEDDSDISHDSETESELEFVSDDVDSADQSIHKNGSNVLDVLGEEGSLSSLRAAFEALAGKPESETNSEGKQTPFVPEEWVEQSNHSVGKNSRGGKGISIGALRVLPLYAMLPAAAQLRIFDEVKEGERLVVVATNVAETSLTIPAIKYVVDTGREKVKNYNPSNGMETYEIQWISKASAAQRAGRAGRTGPGHCYRLYSSAVFNNILPDFSCAEISKVPLENIVLILKSMSVKVENFPFPTPPEANALKEAEDCLKILEALDENGRLTALGKAMSYFPMGPRHSRMLLTVIQILKFRNFARPHLILGYAAAAAAALSLSNPFLIQFEGSQDDNNVLDQDGGSGTLDNKKNLDKQEKLRKKKLKETLKVSREKFSNLTSDALTIAYALQCFELSNSPVEFCSENALHLKTMEEMSKLRKQILQLVFNKNVNHGFEQDFSWSHGNMGDVEQAWRVLSRKLKLDEEELLCQAICAGWADRIAKRIRGDSKSSEGDRRVNSVRYQACKVKEDVFLHRWSYLSSSPPEFLVYSELLHTKRPYIHGATSVKPEWIVKYAGSLCRLSTVEDPKPYYEPETDQVYCWLRPTFKPHLWQLPLCSLPISNDIDRVKVFACALLEGQVLPCLRPCREHMAARPSIILNQEAAGESRVGNLLYKLNTKFVDSCAMLRELWKQNPDELHSEILHWFKKTYYSKFGELWSRMHIEVQLEPHERFSKR